One Halichondria panicea chromosome 6, odHalPani1.1, whole genome shotgun sequence genomic window carries:
- the LOC135337433 gene encoding uncharacterized protein LOC135337433 → MGQEQSAEKQAGELWVAAWNGDVSKVKSLLARGANPNHPEYYPLHNACRNGHLEIVKALVEAGADTERWDGGISPVHCAAIFGHKEVLVYLIRDCKCSADARDRYNNTPLHYACHDGHLDMVRCLVEEAHCNISESIILSPCYTNTCVNMIICTNEVTVISDALNKYNTTPLHDACYRGHLELVEYLVEEAHCDINVRNNNNQTVLHRACIFLLFKGMAWMPSRKLAVVKYLVEKANCDINATDKRGRTPLDLAIKSDYKDIVNYLKTRQESSRKPGKDGVGSQTAVPLTQDEADALQKLLEGAQVTIGHPIVAGTTTLEDVQQLLTQRGLEIMADDLRTKLRLIMTEQQRNLEILNNLMTDEDTIDISYPRLFLVGPPSVGKTTTLNRLLGEFENIDSAGDKAKLRSTLLANCKQILAFVNENTAKWLSSKDVDEETKLLFGYLRESKSETTPNKEISIATSTDSPVLIRKQRTRSKNTTKVFPKESRSPLHQATAAQRTTMSHPRSKLLPIKSELQQLIKNADYSKMADFLGDILLNIHDIGGQPGFLEMLPALSTGPAMYLVFLDLSKELDKLYKIPFSRDGMEIIPFNSVHTTEATISQILTSIASVHCISRDPTPLINVGRASDALKERITTFKQVKPVAALIGTHKDKLIDPERQISEKNEALKKVINKFPEIIISPESKQQNIEHSEPIDGARTQSCSKSCFFSVDNLNGTEVSDIGPVRNFLSRIILSRFKNASLPIQPKWLIFGLLLRKQFQIATIEDCFELGEMLEMQKEEVKVCLWYLHNCVGTILHYTNVPGDDGWLKGHVICTLQAIFDSISQFILLSMRTLHSGGPVTNHEQAELVKKGQFSIKSIEMCCRNVEMSELIPAKHLIKLLEHVKLLSPISHKDESSAEGVRITYLMPAVLECASQEELANPPPPDTNNPEPLHITFSFGYVPTGVFCGLITRLVSQGPHKILGFKWKLVEDGVKRNCVSFYVDGIHKVTLLSHEKSYEIRVSREDPESSLHDLCAHALSVVLYFLKTLYENLVPLIAFQCPCSNHKAERDVTNLCTISDGSKVRFLCNDSMKLVKLKPEQRIWLGKTKKVGEEAELEVLKFAEDGFSFHWTKEGSRRQIKTTDDRPNTLSFPSVREEDFGHYQCEVKDAAAGKVLLTLYTALYKEETTEFSTERNEEPRCSGTNSIVKTPSSDEGSLSSERLQYSADPVQRVGTPSAGEDNQVCTTIILGPPANQIALQELMKRYKLTDEQLNREIVDSDTPVMALNFDDVEMYSTAMGLAIAKQADVKESCGNQAAMMKCLQVWKERDPFQATYRALLDIALRLGKGETADKICRQLTQHRTLD, encoded by the exons ATGGGACAGGAACAGTCTGCTGA GAAACAGGCCGGGGAGTTATGGGTTGCTGCTTGGAATGGTGATGTCAGCAAAGTGAAGTCCCTGCTGGCACGTGGAGCCAACCCTAACCACCCCGAGTACTATCCATTACACAACGCTTGTAGAAATGGTCACCTGGAGATAGTGAAGGCACTTGTTGAGGCTGGAGCAGACACTGAGAGATGGGATGGGGGCATCTCTCCAGTTCATTGTGCAGCCATATTTGGTCATAAGGAGGTGTTGGTTTACTTGATCAGGGATTGCAAGTGCAGCGCTG ATGCCAGGGACCGGTACAACAATACTCCACTCCACTATGCATGCCATGATGGTCACCTAGATATGGTGCGGTGCTTGGTGGAGGAGGCCCACTGTAACATCAGTGAGTCTATCATTCTGTCTCCGTGTTATACCAATACATGTGTTAACATGATTATATGTACGAATGAGGTGACTGTTATTTCAGATGCACTGAACAAGTACAACACTACTCCACTCCACGATGCATGCTATCGTGGTCACCTAGAATTGGTGGAGTACTTGGTGGAGGAGGCCCACTGTGACATCA ATGTACGGAACAACAACAACCAGACTGTACTTCATAGAGCCTGCATTTTCTTGCTATTTAAAG GTATGGCATGGATGCCTTCCCGTAAGCTTGCAGTGGTGAAGTACTTGGTTGAGAAGGCTAACTGTGACATCA atgCAACTGATAAGCGAGGCAGGACACCCCTTGACCTAGCTATAAAGAGTGATTACAAGGACATTGTTAACTACCTCAAGACTCGACAAGAATCATCTAGAAAACCAG GAAAAGATGGTGTTGGGAGTCAAACAGCTGTTCCACTCACACAAGACGAGGCTGATGCTCTGCAGAAGCTTCTCGAGGGAGCACAAGTCACCATTGGTCATCCCATTGTTGCTGGCACAACCACTCTGGAGGATGTTCAGCAGCTGCTTACTCAGAGAGGACTGGAGATTATGGCCGACGACCTCAGGACAAAACTCAGACTAA ttatgactGAGCAACAAAGAAACCTCGAGATACTCAACAATCTAATGACAGATGAAGACACTATCGATATTAGCTACCCAAGGCTATTTCTTGTTGGGCCGCCATCTGTTGGCAAGACGACCACACTCAATCGACTGCTGGGGGAGTTTGAGAACATTGACTCTGCTGGAGACAAAGCCAAGCTTAGAAGCACACTGCTTGCTAACTGCAAACAAATACTTGCCTTCGTTAATGAAAACACAGCAAAATGGTTGTCATCCAAAGATGTTGACGAAGAAACAAAGCTCTTGTTTGGCTACTTACGTGAATCTAAGTCTGAAACCACTCCTAACAAAGAGATAAGCATCGCAACCTCAACCGATTCTCCTGTATTAATACGCAAGCAAAGAACTCGATCTAAAAATACCACAAAAGTGTTTCCTAAAGAAAGCAGATCACCACTACACCAAGCCACAGCTGCTCAGCGTACGACAATGAGTCATCCAAGAAGCAAACTATTACCAATAAAATCAGAATTACAACAGCTAATAAAAAATGCGGATTATTCCAAAATGGCCGATTTCCTTGGCGATATTTTACTGAACATTCACGACATCGGAGGTCAGCCAGGCTTCTTGGAAATGCTACCAGCCCTGAGCACTGGTCCGGCCATGTATCTAGTGTTCTTAGATCTCAGTAAGGAACTTGACAAGCTGTACAAAATACCTTTCAGTCGAGATGGTATGGAAATTATTCCCTTCAATTCTGTTCACACTACAGAAGCCACAATCTCTCAAATCCTCACCTCTATTGCCAGTGTCCATTGCATCTCAAGAGATCCCACTCCTCTTATTAATGTTGGCAGAGCTAGTGATGCTCTTAAAGAAAGAATAACAACTTTTAAACAAGTTAAACCGGTAGCAGCCTTGATAGGCACACACAAAGACAAGCTGATCGACCCCGAGAGACAAATCAGCGAGAAAAATGAGGCACTTAAAAAAGTTATCAATAAATTCCCCGAAATTATTATTTCTCCAGAATCAAAACAGCAGAATATTGAGCACAGCGAACCTATAGACGGAGCCCGTACACAATCATGTTCAAAATCTTGTTTCTTCTCAGTAGATAACCTCAATGGAACTGAAGTGTCTGACATCGGACCCGTTCGTAATTTCTTAAGTCGAATAATTTTATCTCGCTTCAAAAATGCTTCTCTTCCAATTCAACCGAAATGGCTCATTTTTGGGTTGCTTCTTCGAAAACAATTTCAAATAGCTACAATTGAAGATTGCTTTGAATTAGGAGAAATGCTAGAAATGCAGAAAGAAGAAGTAAAAGTGTGTCTCTGGTATCTTCACAACTGTGTTGGTACGATCCTCCATTACACCAACGTACCTGGTGATGACGGTTGGCTCAAGGGTCATGTGATCTGCACTCTTCAAGCTATCTTTGATAGTATCAGCCAGTTTATTCTCCTTTCTATGCGAACGCTTCACTCAGGAGGTCCAGTTACCAACCACGAGCAAGCCGAGTTGGTTAAGAAGGGACAGTTCTCGATCAAATCCATTGAGATGTGTTGCAGAAACGTGGAAATGTCTGAACTTATTCCCGCAAAGCATCTCATTAAGTTATTGGAGCACGTCAAACTTCTGTCCCCGATATCTCATAAGGATGAATCATCAGCGGAAGGTGTTCGCATTACCTACTTAATGCCAGCTGTTTTGGAATGTGCTTCACAAGAGGAGCTGGCGAACCCACCTCCACCAGACACCAACAACCCAGAACCACTCCACATCACATTCAGCTTTGGTTACGTACCAACAGGAGTCTTCTGTGGGCTCATTACTCGACTAGTTTCCCAAGGCCCCCATAAAATCCTCGGATTTAAGTGGAAGTTGGTggaagatggtgtcaagagAAACTGTGTCTCTTTCTATGTAGATGGTATTCACAAGGTGACTCTGCTCTCGCACGAAAAGAGCTACGAAATTCGAGTTTCCCGTGAGGATCCAGAATCTTCTCTGCACGACCTTTGCGCTCATGCACTCTCTGTCGTTCTGTATTTCCTCAAAACCTTGTATGAGAATTTGGTTCCATTAATCGCATTCCAGTGTCCCTGTTCTAATCACAAAGCCGAACGAGACGTCACTAATTTATGTACTATTTCCGATGGTTCAAAAGTTCGATTTCTTTGTAACGATTCTATGAAGCTCGTTAAATTAAAACCGGAACAACGGATCTGGCTTGGAAAG ACCAAGAAGGTTGGTGAGGAAGCTGAACTAGAGGTGCTAAAGTTTGCTGAGGATGGCTTTTCCTTCCACTGGACCAAAGAGGGCTCCAGACGTCAGATAAAGACAACTGATGATCGGCCCAACACTCTGAGCTTCCCGAGTGTGAGAGAGGAGGACTTTGGTCACTACCAGTGTGAGGTGAAGGATGCAGCTGCTGGGAAAGTGCTCCTCACTCTCTACACAGCTCTCTACAAAGAGGAGACAA CCGAATTCTCTACTGAAAGGAATGAAGAGCCAAGATGCAGTGGCACTAACTCTATTGTAAAGACGCCATCATCAG ATGAGGGGTCTCTGTCATCAGAAAGGCTCCAATATTCAGCAGATCCAGTCCAGAGAGTTGGAACTCCATCAGCTGGTGAAGACAATCAAGTCTGTACTACAATAATATTAG GACCACCTGCTAATCAAATCGCTCTCCAAGAACTAATGAAGCGATACAAACTGACTGACGAGCAACTCAACCGTGAAATAGTGGACTCCGATACTCCCGTAATGGCCTTAAATTTTGATGATGTGGAAATGTATTCAACTGCAATGGGGCTAGCTATTGCTAAACAAGCTGATGTGAAAGAATCATGTGGAAATCAAGCAGCCATGATGAAGTGCCTGCAAGTCTGGAAAGAACGTGATCCTTTTCaagcaacttacagagctctactGGATATCGCACTGAGATTGGGGAAAGGAGAAACAGCTGATAAAATCTGTCGGCAATTGACCCAac ATCGTACACTGGACTGA
- the LOC135337445 gene encoding uncharacterized protein LOC135337445 isoform X2, which yields MEALTNTDFSTIGSTPRNRLDHLEIRFLQAIDWRLFVSMDEYYQFVRSVEGRVALNEACQRGWFSYTDLCAVWGASDNMATTSKTTAKVACGSALLYLMCVATLFASTPTPPGNDLCPLMSLGNDLSNELSTNVAIFDPQATPPVSFNNHSKLPPDLSNLKPLLKTFSSSDPKKNLPENSSLKSIIKNDFGHPIFDKYPKIQTEEISRKSEILNITSNEPSNVPSNVLSNGYLDPGLFLLFNLTAVLTLPELLTPDNHSKAISSPGQFNPLVSLLIHPDEQQARNNQFNPRIDAATKDVISNATRVNAKINRQDNWNLTSDHGYFNPAIPQYPRVEQPDREIQTNYIGPKEHFRHNDPNIDISGQPSQNWKEYQSPVVVIETIPMVTASELWDYNIPLRVEKNNFTLKHVLGMLAHSVLAW from the exons GATTGGAGGCTGTTCGTATCTATGGATGAGTATTACCAGTTTGTCAGAAGTGTGGAAgggag aGTTGCACTTAACGAGGCGTGTCAGAGGGGGTGGTTCTCGTACACTGACCTTTGCGCTGTGTGGGGGGCGTCAGATAACATGGCCACCACCTCCAAGACCACTGCTAAG GTTGCCTGTGGAAGTGCTCTGCTCTATCTGATGTGTGTTGCTACCCTCTTTgcctccacccccacaccaccTGGCAACGACCTTTGTCCCCTGATGTCTCTCGGAAACGACCTCTCCAACGAACTCTCTACGAACGTGGCCATTTTTGACCCCCAAGCGACCCCACCTGTTTCGTTTAACAACCACTCAAAGCTACCACCTGATCTGTCAAATTTGAAGCCATTACTGAAAACTTTTTCGAGTTCCGATCCAAAGAAAAATCTTCCTGAAAATTCCTCACTAAAATCTATAATTAAGAACGATTTTGGACACCCCATTTTTGACAAATATCCAAAAATTCAAACTGAAGAAATTTCACGCAAATCAGAGATCTTGAATATTACATCAAACGAACCAAGCAACGTGCCTAGCAACGTGCTTAGCAACGGATATTTGGACCCTGGACTGTTTTTGTTATTCAATCTAACAGCTGTTCTTACATTGCCTGAACTTTTGACCCCTGACAACCACTCAAAGGCTATTTCGTCTCCCGGACAATTTAACCCTCTAGTCTCTTTATTAATTCATCCTGACGAGCAGCAGGCTCGGAATAATCAGTTTAACCCTCGTATCGATGCAGCTACCAAAGACGTCATTTCGAATGCTACAAGAGTTaacgctaaaattaatagACAAGATAATTGGAATTTGACCTCCGACCATGGATATTTTAACCCCGCTATCCCTCAATATCCTCGTGTAGAGCAACCGGATCGTGAAATACAAACTAACTACATTGGACCTAAGGAGCACTTTCGTCATAACGACCCAAATATCGATATTTCCGGGCAACCATCGCAGAATTGGAAAGAATATCAATCCCCTGTGGTTGTCATAGAAACCATTCCCATGGTTACAGCATCGGAACTGTGGGACTACAACATTCCGTTGAGAGTGGAAAAGAACAATTTCACACTGAAACATGTTTTAGGCATGCTAGCACACAGCGTGTTGGCATGGTAA